One Rosa chinensis cultivar Old Blush chromosome 5, RchiOBHm-V2, whole genome shotgun sequence genomic region harbors:
- the LOC112167858 gene encoding uncharacterized protein LOC112167858 isoform X2, whose translation MNCFHVSGGSESESDVSESLSDIDDAQIAPYLNNKKETFYKSIIWEAMNRDSAKGKSRKQARKPQKAAPPNKAVKISTEMDDRKRPSSKINYEALKKLNEEDGKHAADFEEGSHGDMQHSNDKFDGEAQSFRGSYDDELDNEHAYSEDAEGRQGYEDEDTYFPNDGYNEYGC comes from the exons ATGAATTGTTTTCACGTTTCAGGTGGGTCAGAATCTGAAAGTGATGTCTCAGAAAGCCTCTCTGACATCGACGATGCGCAG ATTGCTCCATACCTTAACAACAAGAAGGAGACATTCTATAAAAGCATCATTTGGGAAGCGATGAACAGAGATTCTGCTAAG GGAAAGAGCAGAAAACAAGCACGAAAACCTCAGAAAGCTGCTCCTCCAAACAAAGCAGTCAAAATTTCTACTGAGATGGATGATAGAAAG AGGCCAAGTTCAAAAATCAACTATGAGGCCTTGAAGAAATTAAATGAAGAGGAT GGTAAACATGCAGCTGACTTTGAAGAAGGCAGCCATGGTGATATGCAGCACTCAAATGACAAATTCGACGGTGAAGCACAAAGTTTTAGAGGCAGTTATGATGATGAGTTGGATAATGAACATGCATATAGTGAAGATGCTGAAGGCAGACAAGGCTATGAAGACGAAGATACATATTTTCCAAATGATGGTTATAATGAATATGGCT gttaa
- the LOC112165124 gene encoding uncharacterized protein LOC112165124, with the protein MILIQLGTTPCTCYRKRLDCAGELLQLRGYLKLIELGLKVHGALRCLAFLSMDLDDTVVPKLILALFPCLLTIVSSPQVCDKYLRTKSYSIVYSCIAVMGVMSGVYKNGEEAGCQFRGRNLNAHQLQLLHVKSCKSLSIFLMDFVVMEVLKLF; encoded by the exons ATGATATTGATCCAATTAG GAACGACGCCGTGTACATGTTATCGTAAGAGACTTGACTGTGCTGGTGAGCTATTGCAGCTTAGGGGTTATCTCAAATTGATTGAGTTGGGTCTTAAGG TGCATGGAGCTCTTAGATGCTTGGCTTTTCTCTCTATGGACTTGGATGATACAGTGGTCCCGAAACTAATTCTCGCTTTGTTCCCATGCTTGCTTACAATTGTATCATCTCCTCAG GTGTGTGACAAATATTTACGCACAAAATCCTATTCAATTGTTTATTCATGTATTGCCGTGATGGGGGTGATGAGTGGTGTATATAAG AATGGTGAAGAGGCCGGGTGTCAGTTCAGAGGTAGAAATCTCAATGCACATCAATTACAACTGTTACATGTGAAGAGTTGCAAAAGCTTGTCCATCTTTCTCATGGATTTTGTTGTCATGGAAGTGTTGAAATTGTTTTAg
- the LOC112167858 gene encoding RNA polymerase II subunit 5-mediating protein homolog isoform X1, with amino-acid sequence MNCFHVSGGSESESDVSESLSDIDDAQIAPYLNNKKETFYKSIIWEAMNRDSAKGKSRKQARKPQKAAPPNKAVKISTEMDDRKRPSSKINYEALKKLNEEDGKHAADFEEGSHGDMQHSNDKFDGEAQSFRGSYDDELDNEHAYSEDAEGRQGYEDEDTYFPNDGYNEYGCEDEYCFDDF; translated from the exons ATGAATTGTTTTCACGTTTCAGGTGGGTCAGAATCTGAAAGTGATGTCTCAGAAAGCCTCTCTGACATCGACGATGCGCAG ATTGCTCCATACCTTAACAACAAGAAGGAGACATTCTATAAAAGCATCATTTGGGAAGCGATGAACAGAGATTCTGCTAAG GGAAAGAGCAGAAAACAAGCACGAAAACCTCAGAAAGCTGCTCCTCCAAACAAAGCAGTCAAAATTTCTACTGAGATGGATGATAGAAAG AGGCCAAGTTCAAAAATCAACTATGAGGCCTTGAAGAAATTAAATGAAGAGGAT GGTAAACATGCAGCTGACTTTGAAGAAGGCAGCCATGGTGATATGCAGCACTCAAATGACAAATTCGACGGTGAAGCACAAAGTTTTAGAGGCAGTTATGATGATGAGTTGGATAATGAACATGCATATAGTGAAGATGCTGAAGGCAGACAAGGCTATGAAGACGAAGATACATATTTTCCAAATGATGGTTATAATGAATATGGCTGTGAGGATGAGTATTGTTTTGACGACTTCTGA